In Penaeus monodon isolate SGIC_2016 chromosome 8, NSTDA_Pmon_1, whole genome shotgun sequence, one DNA window encodes the following:
- the LOC119576078 gene encoding RNA pseudouridylate synthase domain-containing protein 1-like yields the protein MDWSDAVRAFILEGMVHLAWVRIKEKIAKKVCQIIRQKIGVNVPPSIHDLEVVHHSPHYIIINKRYDILINSNSAADEVTVQTQLRRKFPDLVNPKLGHEFMFAHRLDFATSGLMCISVHKKAAGAVTRCFVHKRVDKYYLALVRGHVSKEMLDIYLPIGDDLRPEWRDVKMATPLSRHVGRCKPAHTRLLVLQKGLYDDYPATKLLLKPITGRRHQLRVHLSESGHTIVGDFTYSNRRDLSPYRMFLHAVRLAFPSEYEQVDVRTNDPFTEDDRRNKWIPVETLNELTDDAYLKLKMGKKWYKR from the exons ATGGATTGGAGTGATGCTGTCCGAGCATTCATCTTGGAAGGCATGGTGCACCTTGCCTGGGTTCGCATTAAGGAGAAGATTGCCAAGAAAGTCTGCCAGATTATCAGGCAGAAGATTGGCGTGAATGTCCCGCCCTCCATCCACGATTTGGAG gtaGTCCATCACAGTccgcattatattatcatcaataaaagATATGACATTCTCATCAATAGTAACTCAGCAGCTGATGag GTGACTGTACAGACACAGCTCAGACGTAAATTCCCAGACCTTGTCAACCCCAAGCTTGGACATGAGTTCATGTTTGCACACAGGCTCGATTTTGCAACCAGTGGGCTCATGTGCATCTCGGTCCACAAGAAGGCTGCTGGAGCTGTGACCAGGTGTTTTGTTCACAAGCGGGTCGATAAATATTATTTGGCACTCGTACGTGGACATGTATCGAAGGAGATGCTTGATATTTACCTCCCTATAG GGGATGACCTTCGACCAGAATGGAGAGATGTGAAGATGGCGACTCCTCTCAGTCGCCATGTTGGTCGCTGCAAACCAGCCCACACTCGCCTCCTAGTGCTGCAGAAGGGCCTTTATGATG ATTATCCCGCCACAAAGCTCCTTCTGAAGCCCATCACCGGCCGACGGCACCAGCTCAGGGTCCACTTATCAGAGTCAGGGCACACTATAGTGGGAGATTTCACGTACTCCAACCGTCGTGATCTTTCTCCCTATAGGATGTTCCTGCATGCAGTACGCCTGGCCTTTCCCTCTGAATACGAGCAAGTAGACGTTCGCACCAATGACCCTTTCACAGAGGATGATAGGAGGAACAAGTGGATCCCAGTGGAAACTCTGAATGAACTCACCGATGATGCGTACTTAAAGCTCAAAATGGGGAAGAAGTGGTATAAGAGATGA